A single region of the Cyanobacteria bacterium FACHB-DQ100 genome encodes:
- a CDS encoding response regulator yields the protein MQTVLIVEDDLINARVFSKILTKRGGLAVKHTENVDEVIQIAQSGEADIILMDVSLSRSMYQGKAMNGIQLTQLLKADAKTVTLPIILVTAHAMEGDRENFLKQSGADGYISKPVVDHQAFVDQIMALLPKS from the coding sequence ATGCAAACCGTTCTGATTGTGGAGGATGATCTGATTAACGCGAGGGTCTTCTCCAAAATTCTGACAAAACGCGGAGGTCTGGCAGTCAAGCATACTGAGAATGTAGACGAAGTGATTCAGATTGCACAGTCCGGAGAGGCAGACATTATCTTGATGGATGTGTCTCTCTCTCGCAGTATGTACCAAGGTAAGGCGATGAATGGAATTCAGTTGACTCAACTGCTGAAAGCCGATGCCAAAACTGTAACCTTGCCGATTATTTTGGTGACAGCACACGCGATGGAGGGCGATCGAGAGAACTTTCTGAAGCAAAGCGGTGCAGATGGATATATCTCGAAGCCTGTCGTTGATCATCAAGCCTTTGTGGATCAGATCATGGCGTTGCTGCCGAAATCGTAA
- the purE gene encoding 5-(carboxyamino)imidazole ribonucleotide mutase, giving the protein MTQPLIGIIMGSDSDLPTMQAAIAVCEEFGVPCEVEIVSAHRTPERMMEYAKQAHTKGLKVIIAGAGGAAHLPGMVASMTALPVIGVPVQTKTLQGVDSLYSIVQMPAGIPVATVAIGNAKNAGLLAVQILASHDAELFAKVQGYRQSLAEMVRGKQAKLDELGYKQYLTES; this is encoded by the coding sequence ATGACTCAGCCGTTGATTGGAATTATTATGGGCAGCGACTCGGATCTGCCGACGATGCAAGCTGCGATCGCGGTTTGCGAAGAATTCGGTGTCCCTTGCGAGGTCGAAATTGTCTCAGCCCATCGCACCCCAGAACGGATGATGGAGTACGCAAAACAGGCACACACAAAAGGTTTGAAAGTTATTATTGCCGGGGCAGGAGGCGCAGCGCATTTGCCAGGAATGGTGGCATCGATGACAGCTTTACCTGTGATCGGCGTTCCGGTACAAACAAAAACGCTGCAAGGTGTGGATTCGCTGTACTCGATCGTGCAGATGCCGGCTGGAATTCCGGTGGCGACGGTTGCGATCGGCAATGCCAAAAATGCAGGACTCCTCGCGGTGCAAATTCTCGCAAGCCACGATGCCGAGTTATTTGCCAAAGTGCAAGGTTACCGTCAAAGCCTTGCAGAAATGGTACGCGGAAAACAAGCGAAACTTGATGAATTGGGCTACAAACAATATCTAACAGAATCTTAA
- a CDS encoding DUF4336 domain-containing protein produces MRSVQNSQISPRERSWFYWFTVPIYPYSQRRTIRREVVENAVWIFEQLQGIFYVVTPIRMTVVKLDAGGLLVYAPVAPTVECLRLLDDVVSVHGDVKYIILPTASGLEHKVFIPPFARKFPNAQIYVAPDQWSYPVNLPLSWLGFPRDRTHLLDGRSVPFGDQFEYAKLGPIRLGLGPFEEIALFDRRSKTLMVTDSVVSVPEVAPEILQIDPYPLLFHSRETGAEGIEDTEANRRKGWQRVALFTFYFQPSGLEVADLVPSVREVAKAPDRSKKAFFGWYPFHWKAGWQRSFEALRKHRLIVAPILQRLILNREPQIVIDWAEKVASWDFERVIPCHLEAPIAADAKEFRAAFNFLEKNGDRTLPDQDFELLKQLEQGLIKTKVTPPPKDKI; encoded by the coding sequence ATGCGATCGGTGCAAAACAGTCAAATCAGTCCGCGTGAACGATCGTGGTTTTATTGGTTTACAGTGCCAATTTATCCCTATAGCCAGCGTCGGACGATCAGGCGCGAAGTCGTCGAAAATGCTGTTTGGATATTTGAACAGCTTCAGGGAATTTTCTACGTTGTTACACCGATTCGGATGACGGTTGTAAAGCTTGATGCAGGTGGGCTTTTAGTATATGCGCCTGTTGCCCCAACTGTTGAATGCTTGCGATTGCTGGATGATGTTGTTTCCGTTCACGGTGATGTTAAATATATTATTCTCCCAACTGCTTCGGGTTTAGAGCATAAAGTATTTATTCCACCATTCGCTCGGAAGTTCCCTAATGCTCAAATTTATGTTGCACCCGACCAATGGAGCTATCCAGTTAATCTACCGTTGTCTTGGTTGGGATTTCCTCGCGATCGGACGCATTTACTCGATGGTCGATCGGTTCCCTTTGGCGATCAGTTTGAGTATGCGAAATTAGGCCCAATTCGATTGGGATTAGGCCCGTTTGAAGAGATTGCCTTGTTCGATCGACGCTCTAAAACACTGATGGTGACGGATTCTGTTGTATCGGTTCCAGAAGTTGCGCCAGAAATCCTGCAAATTGATCCTTACCCGTTGTTGTTTCATTCGCGTGAGACGGGAGCGGAGGGCATTGAAGATACCGAAGCCAATCGCCGTAAAGGCTGGCAGCGCGTTGCATTATTTACGTTTTACTTTCAACCCAGTGGTTTAGAGGTTGCCGATTTAGTTCCGTCGGTACGTGAAGTCGCCAAAGCGCCCGATCGCTCGAAAAAAGCCTTTTTCGGTTGGTATCCGTTCCACTGGAAAGCAGGGTGGCAGCGATCGTTTGAAGCATTGCGAAAACATCGATTGATCGTTGCGCCAATTTTGCAGAGATTGATCCTGAATCGGGAACCGCAGATCGTGATTGATTGGGCGGAAAAGGTTGCTAGTTGGGACTTTGAGCGCGTGATTCCCTGTCATTTGGAGGCACCGATCGCAGCCGATGCTAAAGAGTTTCGGGCGGCGTTTAACTTTCTAGAGAAGAACGGCGATCGAACTTTACCTGATCAAGATTTTGAACTGTTGAAACAACTTGAACAGGGCTTGATTAAAACGAAAGTGACACCCCCACCAAAAGACAAGATCTAG
- the nagA gene encoding N-acetylglucosamine-6-phosphate deacetylase, with protein MRFLIINAQVPGFQGLQQILIDEVVLEIAPRIEITAPIVDVVGDWISLGGIDLQINGALGLAFPDLNSENCDQLEKICQFLWNQGVDGFLPTIVTTSIDNIQRSLSVLSDSNLPQILGVHLEGPFLNRQKRGAHPEEFLLPLDVETVKRVLGDYAEIVKVITLAPELDPTGEAIAYLKSLGITVSLGHSQATAEQAQQAFDQGASMVTHAFNAMPSLHHREPGLLGAAIINPSVYCGLIADGQHVSPSMIEILLRSSQYDRGIFLVSDALSPLGLPDGRYPWDSREIEVIHGTARLLDGTLAGTTRSLLSGVQNLVNWNICDLGTAIALATTAPRAAINLPHSFLKQPANFLRWRKNGTIAPQRLTFDKKLA; from the coding sequence ATGCGCTTTTTGATTATCAATGCTCAAGTACCCGGTTTCCAAGGATTGCAGCAAATTTTGATCGATGAGGTGGTTTTAGAGATTGCGCCTCGGATTGAAATAACGGCTCCGATCGTTGATGTTGTCGGGGATTGGATTTCTCTGGGCGGTATTGATTTACAGATTAATGGTGCATTGGGACTAGCATTTCCAGATCTCAATTCGGAAAACTGCGACCAGTTAGAGAAAATTTGTCAGTTTCTCTGGAATCAAGGTGTGGATGGATTTTTGCCGACGATCGTTACGACTTCAATCGACAATATCCAACGATCGCTCTCGGTTCTTTCCGACTCTAACCTACCTCAAATCCTGGGTGTCCATCTCGAAGGGCCTTTTCTCAATCGACAGAAGCGCGGCGCACATCCCGAAGAATTTCTTCTGCCGCTTGATGTGGAAACTGTAAAGCGGGTGTTAGGTGATTATGCGGAAATTGTTAAAGTGATCACGCTGGCTCCCGAACTTGATCCAACTGGTGAAGCGATCGCATATCTCAAATCTTTGGGAATTACGGTGAGTTTGGGACATTCGCAAGCCACTGCGGAGCAAGCGCAGCAAGCCTTTGATCAGGGCGCTTCGATGGTGACACATGCTTTTAACGCGATGCCGAGTTTGCACCACCGGGAACCCGGACTGCTCGGAGCCGCGATCATTAATCCGAGTGTGTACTGCGGTTTGATTGCAGATGGACAGCATGTTTCACCGAGCATGATCGAGATTTTGCTGCGCTCTAGTCAGTACGATCGTGGAATTTTTTTGGTCAGCGATGCGCTTTCGCCGCTTGGATTACCCGATGGGCGCTACCCTTGGGATTCGCGTGAGATTGAGGTGATTCACGGAACAGCAAGATTACTTGATGGCACACTTGCGGGAACGACGCGATCACTCTTGTCTGGGGTGCAAAATTTAGTGAACTGGAATATCTGTGATCTTGGAACCGCGATCGCGCTTGCAACAACCGCTCCACGCGCTGCGATCAATCTACCTCATTCTTTCCTGAAGCAACCTGCTAATTTTTTGAGATGGCGAAAAAATGGAACGATCGCACCGCAGCGACTCACGTTTGATAAAAAGCTTGCATAA
- a CDS encoding magnesium protoporphyrin IX methyltransferase produces the protein MNGVDDKTEVREYFNATGFDRWRRIYGDGEVNKVQLDIRTGHQQTVDTLLGWLRSDGNLASLTICDAGCGVGSLSIPLAQEGAKLFSSDISEKMVGEAKERASELGLQDNPAFAVQDLETLSGKYHTVVCLDVLIHYPTEQATEMIKHLASLADDRLVLSFAPKTFLLTILKRIGEFFPGPSKTTRAYQHREADIVKVLESCGFKVKRTAMTSTKFYFSRMLEAVR, from the coding sequence ATGAACGGAGTCGATGATAAAACCGAAGTGCGTGAGTATTTCAACGCAACGGGCTTCGATCGCTGGCGCAGAATTTATGGCGATGGTGAGGTAAATAAAGTCCAGCTTGATATCCGCACTGGACATCAACAGACGGTTGATACGCTGCTTGGCTGGCTCAGAAGTGATGGAAATTTAGCAAGTTTAACCATTTGTGATGCGGGTTGCGGGGTCGGAAGTTTGAGCATTCCGCTAGCGCAAGAAGGCGCGAAGCTGTTTTCTAGCGACATTTCCGAAAAGATGGTGGGTGAAGCAAAGGAGCGAGCGAGCGAACTTGGGCTTCAAGACAATCCGGCTTTCGCTGTACAAGACTTAGAAACACTGAGCGGCAAGTATCACACGGTTGTTTGTTTGGATGTGTTGATTCACTATCCGACGGAACAAGCGACAGAGATGATCAAGCATTTGGCAAGTTTGGCGGACGATCGTTTGGTTTTGAGTTTTGCACCAAAAACCTTTTTGCTAACGATTCTGAAGCGGATCGGAGAGTTTTTTCCGGGCCCTAGTAAAACCACTCGCGCTTATCAGCATCGTGAAGCCGATATTGTGAAAGTGCTGGAAAGCTGTGGCTTTAAGGTTAAGCGCACAGCAATGACCAGTACGAAATTCTATTTTTCGCGAATGTTAGAGGCGGTGCGTTAA